Proteins encoded by one window of Ktedonobacterales bacterium:
- a CDS encoding pyridoxal-dependent decarboxylase produces the protein MTSPFREVLEQTLTHALTYLEQLEQTPVGATTSLAELRQRLGRRLPNAGREAAQVIDELVADVAGGIVGSAGGRFFGWVIGGALPAALAADWLTATWDQNAARSTGGPAIAVIEEVCGTWLKEVLGLPPGASFALVSGSQMAHVTCLAAARHALLTKRGWDVERHGLAGAPRLRVLTSTEHHKSLERAVRLLGLGTQSLLELPVDERGRLLPTTLSQALTEQPDASTIIVLQAGDLNIGAYDPFADLIPLAHHFNAWVHIDGAFGLWVQASPAYRHLLQGVEQADSWGADGHKWLNTPYDCGYAFVAHPEAHRTALSQRASYIVHTEAARDPSEWNPEWSRRGRGVATYAALRQLGREGIAALIERCCHHTQTLVTEIGRLPGAEVVWTPQINQGLVRFLESRPDAKEAHHDQRTDAVIARIAETGEAFFSGTTWRGQRCMRVSVCNWQTNEQDVARAIAAVERVLK, from the coding sequence ATGACATCACCCTTCCGCGAGGTGCTGGAACAGACCTTGACCCACGCGCTGACGTATCTTGAGCAGCTTGAGCAGACACCGGTTGGCGCGACAACTTCGCTGGCTGAACTGCGTCAACGGTTGGGGCGGCGGCTCCCGAATGCCGGGAGAGAGGCTGCCCAGGTCATTGACGAACTGGTCGCTGATGTGGCTGGTGGCATCGTCGGCAGCGCGGGCGGGCGCTTTTTCGGGTGGGTCATTGGCGGCGCGCTTCCCGCCGCTCTTGCCGCCGATTGGCTCACGGCGACTTGGGATCAGAATGCGGCCCGCTCTACCGGCGGCCCAGCCATAGCCGTGATCGAAGAAGTCTGCGGCACCTGGCTGAAAGAGGTCTTGGGGCTGCCACCGGGAGCAAGTTTTGCGCTAGTCTCCGGGTCGCAGATGGCACATGTGACCTGTCTTGCGGCGGCGCGTCACGCGTTGCTGACGAAACGTGGCTGGGATGTGGAACGTCACGGACTTGCAGGCGCACCGCGTCTGCGCGTACTAACCAGTACCGAACATCACAAGTCGCTGGAGCGAGCGGTGCGCTTGTTAGGTCTGGGGACACAGTCCCTGCTTGAGTTGCCCGTCGATGAACGCGGACGCCTACTCCCCACCACGCTGAGCCAGGCGCTTACCGAGCAGCCGGACGCCTCCACTATTATCGTGCTCCAGGCAGGCGATCTCAATATCGGCGCGTATGATCCCTTTGCCGACCTCATTCCACTAGCCCACCACTTCAATGCCTGGGTCCACATTGATGGCGCCTTTGGACTCTGGGTGCAAGCCTCGCCCGCCTACCGTCATCTCCTCCAGGGGGTAGAACAGGCGGACTCCTGGGGAGCGGATGGACATAAATGGCTCAACACTCCCTATGACTGTGGCTATGCCTTTGTCGCCCACCCGGAAGCGCACCGCACTGCGCTGTCTCAGCGGGCAAGCTACATCGTGCATACGGAAGCGGCTCGTGATCCAAGCGAATGGAATCCTGAATGGTCGCGGCGCGGGCGCGGGGTAGCGACATATGCTGCCCTACGACAACTAGGAAGGGAGGGGATTGCTGCTCTGATTGAACGCTGTTGCCATCACACCCAGACGCTGGTCACAGAGATCGGGAGATTGCCTGGCGCCGAAGTCGTCTGGACACCGCAGATCAATCAGGGGTTGGTCCGTTTCCTGGAGAGCAGACCTGATGCCAAAGAGGCGCATCACGACCAGCGTACCGACGCCGTGATCGCCCGGATTGCCGAGACGGGCGAAGCCTTCTTCAGCGGGACAACCTGGCGTGGACAACGCTGTATGCGGGTCTCGGTCTGCAACTGGCAAACGAACGAACAAGACGTGGCACGCGCCATCGCGGCGGTCGAACGGGTTCTGAAGTAG
- a CDS encoding CGNR zinc finger domain-containing protein, protein MRTEDSQVAPGTLEVVRTFLNTWRIPNDTREPTDELASLEAMQRFYSTWFGDSGGDSGVFIVPQLVQKLRADLRSILGTSDVLILSEWLARQPVEAMLSSGAEGMPILSYRPARVQGCRLCAEVLALVVEAISRSTWMRLKACPDCQWVFYDHTKNKNKVWCLMTASGPQGRSCGSISKVRSFRERQKARVSTARHQTEPHYSGPQGERSRCGQQ, encoded by the coding sequence AGTGGCCCCAGGAACGTTGGAGGTGGTGCGCACCTTTCTCAATACCTGGCGGATTCCGAACGACACCCGCGAACCAACCGATGAACTCGCCTCGCTTGAGGCCATGCAGCGTTTTTACTCCACCTGGTTTGGGGATTCGGGTGGGGACTCAGGGGTCTTCATTGTGCCCCAACTGGTGCAGAAGCTGCGCGCGGATCTGCGGAGCATCCTGGGGACAAGCGATGTGCTGATTCTGAGCGAGTGGCTAGCCAGGCAGCCGGTCGAAGCGATGCTCTCATCCGGTGCAGAGGGAATGCCGATCCTCTCGTACAGACCTGCAAGGGTTCAGGGATGCAGATTGTGCGCCGAGGTGCTGGCGCTGGTCGTGGAAGCGATCTCGCGCTCCACCTGGATGCGGCTGAAGGCATGCCCGGACTGTCAATGGGTCTTTTACGATCACACCAAAAATAAGAATAAGGTCTGGTGCCTCATGACCGCTTCGGGGCCACAGGGGCGATCCTGTGGTTCGATCTCCAAGGTCCGAAGCTTTCGCGAACGACAAAAAGCGAGAGTATCCACAGCAAGGCATCAAACAGAGCCACATTATAGCGGCCCGCAAGGTGAGCGTAGCAGGTGCGGGCAGCAATGA
- a CDS encoding zinc ribbon domain-containing protein: MTTCSCGFALQAEQKFCPNCGARMASAETPTLYQQYQAAPPGSSPPTYTQYSASPGTGDAAAPGLSRCSHCGGDVNGNAPFCMHCGTPLMAATAQATPTTAPTSCPSCGSALNANAPFCSMCGAHITGQAAASPAVAACPSCGQATNGNTPFCMHCGARIQGAGAPASALAQGGQRPSNCTQCGYPMQAGAAFCTHCGAHYGPPMQPGMQPGIQPGMQPMMGMPQQVMRCPTCTGAVPAGTAFCTQCGTSLAGVPTPAGVQGQPGGFFQNLMGSNAGKIGLGVAGGIAAAVIGEELIRGLEDGGDYGYHRRRRGLMGEIIEDIL; this comes from the coding sequence ATGACAACCTGTTCCTGTGGTTTTGCATTACAGGCCGAGCAGAAGTTTTGCCCCAACTGTGGGGCGCGCATGGCATCGGCTGAGACTCCGACACTCTACCAGCAGTATCAGGCGGCTCCCCCAGGCAGCAGCCCTCCCACCTACACACAGTATTCAGCGTCGCCAGGGACAGGGGATGCAGCCGCGCCCGGCCTTTCGCGCTGTTCGCATTGCGGCGGCGATGTGAATGGGAACGCGCCTTTCTGTATGCACTGTGGCACGCCCCTGATGGCTGCGACGGCGCAGGCGACCCCGACCACCGCGCCCACAAGCTGCCCAAGCTGCGGTTCGGCGCTGAATGCAAATGCGCCCTTCTGCTCGATGTGCGGCGCGCATATTACCGGCCAGGCGGCAGCGTCCCCGGCGGTGGCTGCCTGCCCAAGCTGCGGTCAGGCGACGAATGGGAATACGCCCTTCTGTATGCACTGCGGCGCGCGAATCCAGGGCGCGGGCGCTCCGGCGTCGGCGCTGGCACAGGGCGGGCAGCGCCCCTCGAATTGTACGCAGTGTGGTTATCCCATGCAGGCTGGCGCGGCGTTTTGCACCCACTGCGGCGCGCACTATGGCCCGCCGATGCAGCCAGGGATGCAGCCAGGCATACAACCAGGGATGCAGCCGATGATGGGCATGCCCCAGCAAGTGATGCGCTGCCCCACCTGCACGGGCGCGGTACCAGCCGGGACGGCCTTCTGTACGCAGTGTGGCACAAGCCTGGCTGGCGTGCCAACACCGGCAGGGGTGCAGGGACAGCCAGGCGGCTTCTTCCAGAATCTGATGGGCAGCAACGCCGGGAAGATTGGCCTGGGCGTGGCTGGCGGTATTGCGGCGGCGGTGATTGGCGAGGAGTTGATTCGCGGCCTTGAAGATGGTGGGGACTATGGGTATCACCGCCGTCGCCGGGGTCTGATGGGCGAGATCATAGAAGACATTCTCTAA
- a CDS encoding dihydrolipoamide acetyltransferase family protein, giving the protein MPTKVTMPKLGESVAEGTVGRWLKKEGDTIELDEPLVEIITDKITQEMPSPFAGRLLKISVQQDQTVKVGTEIAQIEETATTLADAPANISEPAAAPAASASAFGPTRSAAPISAPAPRPAAVNGQRQRISPLARRMAQEHQLDLDAVAGTGEGGRVRKEDILAFLAQREQAPAARAAAPTPAPIVTAAPAAPYTPAADEEVLLVSPIRRAIAEHMVRSKHTSPHATTMIEVDMTNIARWIERNKDEFKQREGYSITFVAFVMKAAVEALKDVPTMNASWVNDQIILKKRVHLGVAVSTDAGLMVPVVHDADTKSLAGLARAVSDLATRARTNKLTLQDMQGATFTVNNPGVFGTIISVPIINQPHAGILSMDAVVKRPVVIEDDAIAIRSMMFISLSFDHRINDGLGAASFLGIVKRRLESYGSEINVY; this is encoded by the coding sequence ATGCCAACGAAGGTCACGATGCCGAAGCTGGGCGAGTCAGTAGCCGAGGGAACCGTCGGACGCTGGCTCAAAAAAGAGGGCGACACGATTGAACTCGATGAGCCGCTGGTAGAGATCATCACCGATAAAATCACCCAGGAAATGCCCTCGCCATTCGCTGGCCGCCTGCTAAAAATCTCTGTCCAGCAGGATCAGACCGTCAAAGTCGGTACAGAAATCGCGCAGATCGAGGAGACGGCCACGACTCTGGCAGACGCGCCAGCCAACATAAGCGAGCCAGCCGCCGCTCCGGCTGCCAGCGCCTCGGCTTTCGGCCCTACCAGATCAGCAGCGCCGATCTCGGCTCCCGCCCCGCGCCCCGCAGCGGTCAACGGCCAGCGCCAGCGCATCTCGCCCCTGGCCCGACGAATGGCGCAGGAACATCAGCTTGATCTTGATGCCGTCGCGGGAACCGGCGAAGGGGGCCGGGTGCGCAAAGAAGATATTCTGGCGTTCCTGGCCCAGCGCGAGCAAGCCCCAGCAGCCAGAGCCGCTGCGCCCACCCCAGCGCCCATTGTGACTGCTGCCCCTGCCGCGCCTTACACACCCGCCGCAGACGAAGAGGTACTGCTGGTTTCGCCCATCCGGCGGGCCATTGCCGAGCATATGGTGCGCAGCAAACATACCTCGCCACACGCCACCACCATGATCGAAGTTGATATGACCAATATCGCCCGCTGGATCGAGCGCAACAAAGACGAGTTCAAGCAGCGCGAGGGCTACAGTATCACCTTTGTAGCCTTTGTCATGAAGGCTGCTGTCGAGGCGCTGAAAGACGTGCCAACGATGAACGCCTCCTGGGTCAACGACCAGATTATCCTGAAAAAGCGCGTTCACCTGGGCGTGGCTGTCTCCACCGATGCCGGGTTGATGGTCCCTGTCGTCCATGACGCCGACACCAAAAGCCTGGCCGGGCTGGCGCGCGCGGTCAGCGACCTTGCCACGCGGGCGCGAACCAATAAGCTGACCCTACAAGATATGCAGGGCGCGACCTTCACCGTCAACAACCCTGGCGTCTTTGGCACGATTATCTCGGTACCCATCATCAACCAGCCGCACGCGGGCATCCTGAGCATGGATGCCGTCGTCAAACGCCCCGTCGTCATCGAGGATGACGCCATCGCCATCCGCTCGATGATGTTCATCAGCCTCTCGTTCGACCATCGCATCAACGACGGCCTGGGCGCGGCGAGTTTCCTGGGCATCGTCAAGCGCCGCCTCGAAAGCTACGGCAGCGAAATCAACGTGTATTAA
- a CDS encoding helicase-associated domain-containing protein, giving the protein MRLFTDLELLRAAPPGHLRAIAETRRLSLPGGAAARAGGPDLEEIARRLFHAPSLREALRGLGPPQRAILREMARCGGQAPNYDLRAYLIAAGLIPGSGRAPEARASLYELAVGRLLGSGLVFWGRLDALSSREYASGAHEGLLVVPPSVLALLEESDLTDGEMSAALWQPRAPRSGSADVLQRDLYLYWHAVREQSAGLPLLANGQLAKAALRPLNAALSVKTELEGIRSEQEAGRLFFLRLLAQALGLLEAREETLRAVDAPTFFAQSVAERARRSFTAWLDGAFWNELLYLPDVTLRPQPPETAHPETRRARLVALSLLGEEAPEGWVSRMALLTLARLRQPHLLFPPRGRGQVDRYSAAGNPFGLDFRPRGGALSRSDSWLRVEGAFLAAVIEGPLFWLGAVDLDEAAAGEPLAYHLSPVGLALLGKGAWPQALTETESGRLVIQPNFEALALPPLSESLLYFLDQVAERQSLDQAALYRLTRERWLSALQRGESAARLIERLEDLAGTDLPQNMRYSLLEWERQAQRVRLYRGVALLETPEAALLDALLADATLAPLILRRLTPTAALIDRQRLPLLYQALLERGQLPRVIHPL; this is encoded by the coding sequence ATGAGACTCTTCACGGACCTTGAACTGCTGCGCGCTGCGCCGCCAGGCCACCTGCGCGCCATCGCCGAAACCAGACGCCTCTCGCTGCCGGGAGGCGCCGCAGCGAGGGCGGGCGGCCCGGACCTGGAAGAGATCGCCCGAAGGCTGTTTCACGCGCCTTCGCTGCGCGAGGCGCTGCGTGGGCTGGGGCCGCCGCAGCGGGCTATCCTGCGTGAAATGGCGCGCTGTGGCGGGCAGGCTCCCAACTATGATTTGCGCGCCTATCTGATCGCGGCGGGCCTGATACCCGGCAGCGGGCGCGCCCCAGAGGCGCGCGCCAGCCTCTATGAACTGGCCGTTGGTCGGCTGCTGGGGTCGGGGCTGGTGTTCTGGGGGCGGCTGGACGCGCTTAGCTCGCGCGAATACGCCAGCGGCGCGCACGAAGGGCTGCTGGTTGTTCCGCCGTCGGTCTTGGCTCTGCTGGAGGAATCGGACCTTACGGATGGTGAGATGTCCGCCGCGCTCTGGCAGCCGCGCGCGCCGCGCTCTGGCTCGGCGGATGTGTTGCAGCGCGATCTCTATCTCTATTGGCATGCGGTGCGCGAGCAATCGGCTGGTCTGCCGCTGCTGGCGAATGGGCAGCTTGCTAAAGCGGCGCTGCGCCCCTTGAACGCGGCGCTGAGCGTGAAGACGGAGCTTGAGGGCATCAGGAGCGAGCAAGAAGCGGGACGACTCTTCTTTCTGCGCCTGCTCGCCCAGGCGTTGGGATTGCTGGAGGCGCGCGAAGAGACGTTGCGCGCGGTGGATGCGCCGACGTTTTTCGCGCAATCGGTGGCCGAACGCGCCAGGCGTTCTTTTACGGCCTGGCTTGATGGCGCGTTCTGGAATGAACTCTTGTATCTGCCTGACGTGACGCTGCGTCCACAGCCGCCGGAGACGGCGCACCCTGAGACGCGTCGGGCGCGGCTGGTGGCGCTGAGTTTGCTGGGCGAGGAGGCGCCGGAAGGCTGGGTGAGCCGCATGGCGCTGCTTACGCTGGCCCGTCTGCGCCAGCCTCACCTGTTGTTTCCGCCGCGCGGCAGGGGGCAGGTTGATCGCTACTCTGCCGCCGGGAATCCGTTTGGCCTGGATTTTCGGCCTCGCGGCGGCGCGCTCTCGCGCTCTGATAGCTGGCTGCGCGTTGAGGGCGCGTTTCTGGCGGCGGTGATTGAGGGGCCGCTTTTCTGGCTGGGCGCGGTGGACCTGGACGAAGCTGCCGCCGGGGAGCCGCTGGCCTATCATCTTTCGCCGGTTGGGCTGGCCCTGCTGGGCAAGGGCGCCTGGCCGCAAGCTCTGACCGAGACTGAGAGCGGGCGCCTGGTGATTCAGCCCAACTTCGAGGCGCTGGCGCTTCCTCCGCTGAGCGAATCATTACTGTACTTTTTGGATCAGGTGGCGGAACGTCAATCGCTCGATCAGGCGGCGCTCTATCGCCTGACCCGTGAGCGTTGGCTGAGCGCGCTTCAGCGCGGCGAAAGCGCCGCGAGGTTGATCGAGCGGTTGGAAGACCTGGCGGGGACAGACCTACCGCAGAATATGCGCTATTCGCTGCTGGAATGGGAGCGTCAGGCGCAGCGGGTGCGCCTGTATCGCGGGGTGGCGCTCCTGGAGACGCCGGAGGCCGCCCTGCTGGATGCTTTGCTTGCCGATGCTACTCTGGCCCCGCTGATACTCCGCCGCCTGACGCCCACTGCGGCGCTGATTGATCGTCAACGCCTGCCTTTGCTCTATCAGGCGCTGCTTGAACGCGGCCAGCTTCCCCGAGTGATCCATCCGCTGTGA
- a CDS encoding ATP-binding protein — translation MSAHPEHPARNPALDVRAQAPPPASAPLRRLPSHNLRAILAPWTWLQTHTFAPLWLPARWRHPLVGYLLAVLIELLAVILTLQLDHLLPAFAVQGTLTILGIVVVALTWGAGPSLLAVLVGTALLKCVVVPAYMPGMLNGPVDGLCVAVGLVTASTISLIASQSAWARRQAQYQSQQLAEAHATSTLESQRLRTVLEVLPSAVVIADAHGQLLEANAALKALWGQEAPLLHDTSEYGVYKGWWPESGKRIAAEEWAMARALQTGEVCPGEEVEIETFAGQRKTILNAAAPIYNEAGAIVGGVVAEMDITERKQLEDALRQANAQMDTFLGMAAHELKTPLTSLILGLQLAERRIQQAVQREETLAATAPLLAQVVGAERQAERLNRLVNDLVDVSRIQAGKLELHPEPANLVAIICAAVEEQRQAAPARTLAVQGATDQCVPVTADADRIGQVVTNYLTNALKYSPEDRPIAVGITLDRQTARVWVRDAGPGLPPEEQKAIWERFHRAKGVEAQSGSGIGLGLGLHICRTIIEWHQGQVGVESAPGTGSTFWFSLPLEGPEPPDCMRR, via the coding sequence TTGAGCGCCCACCCAGAGCACCCAGCCAGGAACCCCGCTCTTGACGTTCGCGCGCAGGCGCCTCCACCAGCGTCTGCTCCCCTGCGGCGACTGCCCTCCCACAACCTGAGAGCCATCCTGGCTCCCTGGACCTGGCTTCAGACCCACACCTTTGCTCCCCTGTGGCTGCCAGCACGCTGGCGCCATCCCCTGGTTGGCTATCTGCTGGCTGTCCTGATCGAACTGCTAGCCGTCATCCTGACACTCCAGTTGGACCATCTGCTGCCTGCCTTTGCAGTGCAAGGTACGCTGACTATCTTGGGGATCGTGGTGGTCGCCCTCACCTGGGGAGCCGGTCCAAGCCTGCTGGCCGTCCTGGTGGGTACGGCGCTGCTGAAGTGTGTGGTGGTGCCCGCGTATATGCCCGGGATGCTGAATGGCCCCGTCGATGGGCTCTGTGTCGCCGTGGGTCTGGTGACGGCCAGCACGATCAGCCTGATCGCCAGCCAGAGCGCCTGGGCACGTCGGCAGGCGCAGTACCAGTCCCAGCAACTCGCCGAGGCGCACGCCACCAGTACCCTGGAATCCCAGCGTCTCCGTACCGTCCTCGAGGTTCTCCCCTCGGCGGTGGTCATTGCGGATGCCCACGGCCAACTGCTGGAAGCTAATGCAGCCTTAAAGGCGCTCTGGGGCCAGGAGGCGCCACTCCTGCACGATACCTCCGAGTATGGCGTGTATAAAGGCTGGTGGCCTGAGAGCGGCAAACGGATTGCGGCTGAGGAGTGGGCTATGGCCCGCGCGTTACAGACTGGGGAGGTGTGTCCTGGCGAGGAAGTGGAGATCGAAACCTTTGCGGGGCAGCGCAAAACGATTCTCAACGCTGCCGCGCCGATCTATAATGAGGCGGGCGCGATTGTCGGCGGCGTCGTCGCGGAGATGGACATTACGGAGCGCAAGCAGTTGGAGGACGCGCTGCGCCAGGCCAATGCACAGATGGATACCTTCCTGGGCATGGCGGCCCACGAACTCAAAACCCCGTTGACCAGCCTGATACTCGGCTTGCAATTGGCCGAGCGGCGCATCCAGCAGGCGGTCCAGCGCGAGGAAACCCTCGCAGCGACGGCGCCATTGCTGGCCCAGGTGGTGGGTGCTGAGCGTCAAGCCGAGCGGTTGAACCGCCTGGTGAACGATCTGGTCGATGTGTCGCGCATCCAGGCAGGCAAACTAGAACTGCACCCGGAGCCTGCTAATCTGGTTGCCATCATCTGCGCGGCGGTCGAGGAGCAGCGTCAGGCCGCTCCAGCACGGACGCTCGCGGTGCAGGGTGCAACTGATCAGTGTGTCCCCGTCACAGCCGATGCGGACCGCATCGGGCAGGTGGTGACCAACTACCTGACCAATGCCCTCAAATACTCGCCAGAAGATCGACCCATCGCGGTGGGCATCACGCTGGACAGGCAGACGGCGCGGGTCTGGGTGCGCGATGCAGGGCCGGGGCTGCCACCTGAAGAACAGAAAGCCATTTGGGAACGGTTCCATCGGGCCAAGGGGGTCGAGGCCCAGAGTGGCAGTGGCATTGGGCTGGGCTTGGGCCTGCATATTTGCCGGACGATCATCGAGTGGCATCAGGGGCAGGTTGGGGTCGAAAGCGCTCCAGGAACGGGTTCCACGTTCTGGTTCAGCTTGCCCCTCGAAGGCCCAGAACCACCAGACTGCATGAGACGATGA
- a CDS encoding sigma-70 family RNA polymerase sigma factor encodes MHTPVQKTREELIWEEGVAAELPSAQATPEADEAEEMETTDRMAAEMVDLSAFEALNVALPAEMDLAAFQEALVRAEIADAEPDEASDTAEELPDLDLDDSALEALYEGRSRRTFQGADGSEDAFQSYLHDIRGLSLISHEEELLLAKRAAAGDTRARRRLVEANLRLVIAIARRYVNSGVPLIDLIQEGNMGLMRAAEKFDYQRGTHFGTYATWWIRQAVSRAAGEQSRLIHLPEHVATRLRKVRRVAAQISQESGLDPLPEQIAEAAGMPLEEVDDLLHVTEQPVSLDAPADTENRYSLADTLEDRASQAPADIASRHLVGEELHRALSTLTTRERAVVTLRYGIGDGRSRTLLEVGRELNISRERVRQLEMVALMKLRHASTAYKLRECV; translated from the coding sequence ATGCACACACCTGTGCAAAAGACCCGCGAAGAACTGATCTGGGAGGAAGGCGTGGCCGCTGAGCTTCCTAGCGCGCAGGCCACCCCGGAAGCTGACGAGGCCGAAGAGATGGAGACGACTGATCGGATGGCTGCCGAGATGGTCGATCTCTCTGCCTTTGAGGCGCTTAATGTCGCTCTTCCTGCCGAGATGGATTTAGCAGCGTTTCAAGAGGCCCTGGTGAGGGCTGAGATCGCTGACGCGGAACCAGATGAGGCCAGCGACACCGCTGAAGAGTTGCCGGATTTAGACCTGGATGATTCGGCGCTGGAGGCGCTCTATGAAGGCCGCTCCCGGAGGACGTTCCAGGGGGCTGATGGGTCTGAGGATGCCTTTCAGAGTTATCTGCATGATATTCGTGGGCTGTCGTTGATCTCGCATGAAGAAGAACTGCTGCTGGCGAAGCGCGCGGCGGCAGGCGATACGCGCGCCCGGCGGCGACTGGTAGAGGCGAATCTGCGGCTGGTGATCGCTATCGCTCGCCGCTATGTGAACAGCGGTGTACCCTTAATTGATCTGATTCAAGAAGGCAACATGGGCCTGATGCGCGCCGCTGAGAAGTTCGATTATCAGCGCGGCACGCATTTTGGCACCTATGCGACCTGGTGGATTCGCCAGGCAGTGAGCCGCGCGGCGGGCGAGCAATCGCGGCTGATTCACTTACCGGAGCATGTGGCGACGCGGCTGCGCAAGGTCCGCCGGGTGGCAGCGCAGATTTCCCAGGAGAGCGGCCTTGATCCCCTGCCAGAGCAGATTGCTGAGGCGGCGGGCATGCCGCTGGAAGAGGTGGACGATCTGCTGCATGTTACCGAGCAGCCGGTTTCGCTGGATGCCCCGGCGGATACCGAGAACCGCTACTCCCTGGCCGATACTCTGGAGGATCGAGCCTCGCAGGCTCCGGCGGATATTGCCTCGCGGCATCTGGTCGGTGAGGAACTGCATCGCGCGCTGTCTACGCTGACGACGCGCGAGCGCGCGGTGGTGACGCTGCGCTATGGCATCGGGGATGGACGCAGCCGCACGCTGTTGGAGGTGGGGCGCGAACTGAACATCTCGCGCGAGCGTGTGCGCCAGTTAGAAATGGTGGCCTTGATGAAGCTGCGCCACGCCAGCACCGCCTACAAGCTGCGCGAGTGTGTGTGA
- a CDS encoding enoyl-CoA hydratase-related protein, with amino-acid sequence MSITQSQELLVHTAHGVRTITLNRPDRLNALNTALAEAIQAAIADASTDDTVRVIVLTGAGRGFCAGLDLSDGGASAPLDGQDRHTRLDVLGWVGRQALTLTQCDKPIIAAINGAAAGAGLSLALAADIRLMAAGTRITTGYLRRGLVPDGGMAYFLPRLVGASRAAELILTARDISAEEAERIGLVSRVLPAEGFQEVVASYAADLASGPPVAQTLAKRLLIQSPDLDLRTMLQLELASIKTCFTTEDVREGMMAFLQKRKPIFQGK; translated from the coding sequence ATGAGCATCACGCAAAGCCAGGAACTTCTCGTCCACACCGCGCATGGCGTGCGGACCATTACCCTCAATCGGCCTGATCGCCTGAACGCTCTCAACACGGCGCTGGCCGAAGCCATTCAGGCGGCTATTGCTGACGCCTCCACCGACGACACGGTGCGCGTGATCGTCCTGACCGGAGCCGGGCGCGGCTTCTGCGCCGGGCTTGACCTGAGCGATGGCGGCGCATCAGCGCCTCTGGATGGGCAGGACCGCCACACCAGGCTTGACGTACTGGGCTGGGTAGGCCGCCAGGCGCTCACCCTGACGCAGTGCGATAAACCCATCATCGCGGCCATCAACGGCGCAGCGGCAGGGGCGGGCCTTTCGCTGGCGCTGGCCGCCGATATTCGCCTGATGGCAGCGGGAACACGCATCACCACCGGCTACCTGCGCCGGGGGCTGGTCCCCGATGGCGGCATGGCCTATTTCCTGCCGCGTCTGGTCGGCGCATCGCGCGCCGCCGAACTGATTCTCACCGCCCGCGACATCAGCGCGGAAGAAGCGGAGCGCATCGGCCTGGTCAGTCGTGTCTTGCCTGCGGAGGGCTTTCAGGAAGTAGTTGCCAGCTACGCCGCCGACCTTGCCAGCGGCCCGCCCGTTGCCCAGACGCTCGCCAAGCGCCTGCTCATACAAAGCCCCGATCTCGACCTGCGCACCATGCTGCAACTGGAACTCGCCAGCATCAAAACATGCTTCACTACCGAAGATGTGCGCGAAGGCATGATGGCCTTCCTGCAAAAACGCAAACCAATCTTCCAGGGAAAATAG
- a CDS encoding alpha/beta hydrolase, with translation MQHPDAVLKTEQTMPLPDGRTLGFAEYGSVEGQVLVYCHGYPGSRLEAAVLSAHAAQAQVRVISLDRPGYGRSSFQERRSLFDWPADLVALTERLGIDRFAVLGISGGAPYALACAAQLPERLISCGIVSGIGPLPLGTAGMSRQNRLVLFLAHRSPWLLTPLLSGTARSFRDEERARKAVTKAMRRMVKPDREALLAPGMVEGLAASARETYHQGVRGAVYEGRLYGRDWGFRLEDLAFRPLFLWHGVRDTNVPIGMARAMAGKLAGCTATSYPEEGHFSTLLNHQSEVFSALFPPVC, from the coding sequence ATGCAGCACCCCGACGCCGTCTTGAAAACAGAGCAGACGATGCCACTCCCTGATGGCCGCACGCTCGGCTTTGCCGAGTACGGCAGCGTGGAGGGCCAGGTTCTCGTCTATTGCCACGGCTATCCAGGCTCGCGCCTCGAGGCGGCAGTCCTCTCCGCACACGCTGCCCAGGCGCAGGTCCGCGTCATTAGTCTTGATCGACCGGGCTACGGGCGTTCCAGCTTCCAGGAGCGCCGCTCATTGTTCGATTGGCCCGCTGATCTCGTCGCGCTGACCGAGCGCCTGGGCATCGACCGCTTCGCGGTGTTGGGCATCTCTGGCGGCGCGCCCTATGCGCTCGCCTGTGCGGCTCAGCTTCCCGAGCGGCTGATCTCCTGCGGCATCGTTTCGGGCATCGGGCCGCTGCCGTTGGGCACCGCCGGGATGAGTCGGCAAAATCGCCTCGTCCTGTTCCTGGCCCATCGATCTCCCTGGTTGCTCACACCCCTCCTCAGCGGGACGGCGCGCTCGTTCCGCGACGAAGAGCGCGCCAGAAAGGCCGTCACGAAGGCGATGCGGCGCATGGTGAAGCCGGACCGCGAGGCTCTCCTGGCCCCTGGGATGGTCGAGGGGCTGGCCGCCTCCGCCCGAGAGACCTATCACCAGGGAGTGCGGGGAGCCGTCTACGAGGGCCGGCTGTACGGACGCGACTGGGGATTCAGGCTCGAGGACCTGGCCTTCCGGCCGCTCTTCCTCTGGCATGGGGTCCGCGATACCAACGTGCCGATTGGGATGGCGCGCGCCATGGCGGGAAAGCTCGCCGGGTGCACAGCGACCTCCTACCCGGAGGAGGGCCATTTCTCTACGCTGCTGAACCACCAGTCGGAGGTTTTTTCGGCTCTGTTCCCTCCGGTGTGTTGA